One Sus scrofa isolate TJ Tabasco breed Duroc chromosome 10, Sscrofa11.1, whole genome shotgun sequence genomic window carries:
- the CCL21 gene encoding C-C motif chemokine 21 precursor (The RefSeq protein has 1 substitution compared to this genomic sequence) gives MAQSLVLRILVLVLAFCIPHTQGSDGGAQDCCLKYSLRKIPTHVVRSYRKQEPSLGCPIPAILFSPRKRSQPELCADPQKAWVQELMRHLDKPPVPRTQARDCKKDKRASKSGKKGKGSKGCKRTETPKRAIAQ, from the exons ATGGCTCAGTCACTGGTTCTGCGCATCCTTGTCCTGGTCCTGGCCTTCTGCATCCCCCACACCCAAG GCAGTGATGGAGGAGCCCAGGACTGTTGCCTCAAATACAGCCTAAGGAAGATTCCTACTCACGTTGTACGCAGCTACCGGAAGCAGGAGCCAAGCCTGGGTTGCCCCATCCCAGCTATCCT GTTCTCGCCCCGGAAGCGCTCTCAGCCAGAGCTATGTGCAGACCCCCAAAAGGCCTGGGTGCAGGAACTGATGCGCCATCTGGACAAGCCACCAGTCCCACGGACACAAGCCCAGGACTGTAAGAAGGACAAGAGGGCCTCCAAATCTGGCAAGAAGGGGAAGGGCTCCAAAGGCTGTaagag GACTGAGACCCCCAAAAGGGCCATAGCCCAGTGA